A window of Candidatus Nitrospira allomarina genomic DNA:
GGAGGAGGCTCCTCAGCCGTATATTAAGCTATTCCTGCCAGGAGATCAGCAGCCTCGTACGGTTTTATACCAAGAGGTGACTGGAATCGTATTCTCAGGGCAAGATACGGCGTTTGGTCGATCCTGGGAGGACTGGGCGCAAAAGTGGAAGAAGCCCGAGGCAAGCTCTTAAAGACACAATTCTCCCAAGCCTTCTTATCCCTCCAATGTGCTGAAGCATCCATATAAATCAAAGCAGGTTTTCCTTGTCATCGGACTCTGGCGTGATGAGAAATTTATTTCTCTCTCGACTCATGCACTAATATGTTTATTCTCTGAAAACACAGGCATGGCAAGTGGGAAACAGCGCGCAAGAACGGAAGAAATAATTGACGGTTGGCTTCTGACTGTGATAGAAGTCCTGAACTTTTTTGGGCCCAGGAGACCTATGTAGCTCAAAGATTTTTGAAGGGGATAAATAGGGTTGGCAGAGTATTTTCATTGGAAGGAAATGTGAAGGCTCGTGAAAACTGAGGGATGTAGGGTGTACGCATATGGTGCACTCCGGTCACGTCGTTCTACCTTGAATTCTACTCTGTTAAACCATTTTTCCTATCCGTGTGTTTTATGCTCTTCATAATGTAGACCATCGCTTTACGATCGAGGGTTGGATTGTGGAAAGGGCGGGAATGGCTTTGAGCCAGCTGTTGTTTCCGTGCTGGATGCTCGGACAGATGTTTCGAGGAATGGAAAGCAGATGACATGGATTTAACAAAGTCGATTTCCATTTTGACAATGAAAGCCAGAGGCATCTCTTGGTTATACCATCTGGAGCGTTTGGGTCGATTCGGAGAGTGGAGTTTGGCCGGGTTGATACAGGGACGGAGCGAATCTTTTCGCCAAACTTTTGGCAATCATGCCGTGTCGTTCCGTAGTGACTAAGATTTTTTGAGGAAGGTCGAATCTGGAAAATCAAGAATCAGGTAAACGAGGGGGAACAATGAACGAGTATCAAACAGTAAAAAGCCTTTTAGTGAGTGGTTTGGCCGTTATGGGCCTTTCGATGTCAGCATGTGGTGGTGGAGAAGGTCCCCCGCAACCGCCTCCTCCTGCTCCACCGGAATATGCGGATAAGCATATGCCGGCTGGGTATTGGAATAATCCAGAAATTTTGAAAGAGGGAGAGGCCATCTTTACTGGACAACAGAACATTGATGTGAATTGTGCGAGCTGTCACGGAAAAGATGGAAAGCCTGTTAAGGCCGGTGCGCGGGATTTCCGTCGGACAGAGCAAATGCAACTTTATTCGGATTCGGTATGGTTTTGGCGAGTGTCTGAGGGAGTTTCTGGGACAAAAATGAAAGCGTGGAAGAGCAAGCTTTCCGAGGATGCCATATGGAAAGTGGTTGCGTATGAAGCGACGTTTGGGCTCAAGGGCATGGAATATGATGTTGCGAAAAAGCAATGGGTTCCTGCGGGGACAGCCGGGTCAGCGCCTGGAGGTGATGCTCCTGCCGCCGAAGCTCCAGCTGGTGGAGAGGCTGAAAAAGCGGCAGAGTAATACAGGAATTGAATGAAAAATAAGGAGGGCGGGGACCCTTGAATACACTGAATCGAAGTCTATGGATAATTCTAGCGTTGGGCCTATGCGGTGGGGCTGCTGCCTTTGGGCAAGTTCCGGATGCTCCACTTGTGGACTTTCCTTATTCGGGAAATCGAACGGCGGTGTGGGTCGTCGCTCAACTTCATATTTTGTTCGCGGCGTTTATATTAGGTGCTCCAATATTTGCGGTGGTAGCAGAGTGGCTGGGATATAAGAATAACGATCCCAAATATGACCGTCTGGCCAAGGAAGTTATTAAGGTGACGGTCATCTTATACAGCATGACTGCCTTAACCGGAGGGTTGTTTATTTTTGTCCTACTCGGGACGTATCCTGACTTTTCGACATGGTTGATCAAGCATTTTTTCCTTGTGTTTGCGGTTATCTATCCTCTGTTATTTATCCTTGAAACCATTATCTTGTATACCTACTTCTATTCATGGGATTCCATGAAAGGAGCGAAGAAAGGACGCCACATCGCTCTTGGTATTCTGTTGAATATTGTGGGAACCGTGACTCTCTTTGTCATTGACGGTCCAACCTCTTTCATGAATACCCCGGCCAAAGCGGCGGGAGATTTATCATTAGTAGAGTTTATCCAGACCGCCAGTTTGTGGGATAAAATGGCGAATTTTAGCTGGATGCCCCTGAACCTTCATCGCCTGGTTGGAAATGTCACGTTTGGTGGGTTTATCGCCGGTCTAATTGCGGCCTATATGTTTATGGGATCAAAAACAGATGAGGAGCGAGCCTATTACGACTGGATGGGATTTGTGGGTAACATGATCGGGGTAGGGGCGCTTCTGCTTCTTCCGTTCATGGGCTACCTCCTGGCCTATGAGCTCTGTGACTATGATGCCTCGATTTGTCCCTACATGATGGCTGATCAGTTGTCGATGTTCTTTGAAATGCAAGGTGCCATGGTCGGCCTCATCTTCCTGGCCAGTAACTATTATATCTGGCTAAGTCTAAAGCGAATACAGGGTGTTGAACAGGTACGGATATCCGGATTTGTGGCGGTAGTGGTGCTGCTCATGCCTGCCATTATGGGATTTACATGGAAAATGTTCCCTCCGCCTGAATGGCAATCGTTAATTGTCTTAGTGATAATAGTCGTCCTCCCTATGATTCTTGCTAAAGTTCCTGGTCTCAAGAACTTCACGGTATCGGCATTTACCATGATCAAAGTTGGCTTTTTGATGATTGTGGTGGCCGATGCGATTTGGATGACCCCTCATGGTTTCGTCCCGACCCAAGGGCTGGCCACCGAGGAAGTCGAGCTGCCTTCTTGGGCAAGTGAATTAGCGCTCATGCCGGCAA
This region includes:
- a CDS encoding c-type cytochrome, with the translated sequence MNEYQTVKSLLVSGLAVMGLSMSACGGGEGPPQPPPPAPPEYADKHMPAGYWNNPEILKEGEAIFTGQQNIDVNCASCHGKDGKPVKAGARDFRRTEQMQLYSDSVWFWRVSEGVSGTKMKAWKSKLSEDAIWKVVAYEATFGLKGMEYDVAKKQWVPAGTAGSAPGGDAPAAEAPAGGEAEKAAE
- a CDS encoding cytochrome ubiquinol oxidase subunit I, with amino-acid sequence MNTLNRSLWIILALGLCGGAAAFGQVPDAPLVDFPYSGNRTAVWVVAQLHILFAAFILGAPIFAVVAEWLGYKNNDPKYDRLAKEVIKVTVILYSMTALTGGLFIFVLLGTYPDFSTWLIKHFFLVFAVIYPLLFILETIILYTYFYSWDSMKGAKKGRHIALGILLNIVGTVTLFVIDGPTSFMNTPAKAAGDLSLVEFIQTASLWDKMANFSWMPLNLHRLVGNVTFGGFIAGLIAAYMFMGSKTDEERAYYDWMGFVGNMIGVGALLLLPFMGYLLAYELCDYDASICPYMMADQLSMFFEMQGAMVGLIFLASNYYIWLSLKRIQGVEQVRISGFVAVVVLLMPAIMGFTWKMFPPPEWQSLIVLVIIVVLPMILAKVPGLKNFTVSAFTMIKVGFLMIVVADAIWMTPHGFVPTQGLATEEVELPSWASELALMPAKNAAAFTLVFLTVVNYLLYNRAIKRGTIVWGKIDFASQFVLIFLAFSAIWTMGLMGAVRSLTRKYYHVYNLVPDFTPEAFTPTLAYSAWWITGVTIVFYAVVSFAILVTLRAGSPKPATSLASSVPVEAK